The following are from one region of the Cytobacillus firmus genome:
- the ctaF gene encoding cytochrome c oxidase subunit IVB, with protein sequence MANQQPNSGNPRVDIEYRRKKSAEEMRHQVITFALMIFLTIVAFVAAGYEGFSGWFIVPFILILALVQVVFQLYYFMHMSHKGHEAPSLFLYSGAFVGFITIIAFLTVIWW encoded by the coding sequence ATGGCCAATCAACAACCAAACTCAGGTAACCCAAGAGTAGACATTGAATATAGACGCAAAAAAAGTGCAGAAGAGATGAGACATCAAGTTATCACGTTTGCACTAATGATCTTCCTGACAATTGTTGCCTTCGTAGCAGCAGGTTATGAAGGTTTCTCCGGATGGTTTATAGTGCCGTTCATCCTGATTCTTGCACTTGTGCAAGTAGTCTTCCAATTATATTATTTCATGCATATGAGCCACAAAGGTCATGAAGCACCGTCATTGTTCTTATATTCAGGAGCATTTGTCGGATTTATCACAATCATTGCTTTCTTGACTGTTATTTGGTGGTAA
- a CDS encoding cytochrome (ubi)quinol oxidase subunit III, with protein MATEQKMTYETWPASPEKQTLEAKNKFLGFWFFLGGETVLFASLFATYLALKDKVPSSDMALAKDLFEIPLAFIMTMLLLTSSLTSVYAMYHMKNFNFKKMQLWLGITVLLGLGFLGLEIYEFNHYVHEFHHSFTSSAFGSAFYTLVGFHGAHVAFGLLWITTLMIRNSKRGLSLYNAPKFYVASLYWHFIDVVWVFIFTVVYLMGMVG; from the coding sequence ATGGCTACTGAACAAAAAATGACTTATGAAACATGGCCTGCGTCGCCTGAAAAGCAAACCCTCGAAGCCAAGAACAAATTCTTAGGTTTCTGGTTTTTCCTTGGGGGAGAGACAGTTTTATTCGCCTCCCTATTCGCCACTTACCTTGCTTTAAAAGACAAAGTACCTAGCAGTGACATGGCTCTTGCGAAAGACTTGTTTGAAATTCCATTGGCATTCATTATGACAATGCTGCTATTAACAAGCTCGCTCACAAGCGTATATGCTATGTATCACATGAAGAACTTCAACTTCAAAAAAATGCAGCTATGGCTTGGAATTACTGTTTTGCTTGGACTTGGATTCCTTGGTTTAGAAATTTACGAGTTCAATCACTATGTGCATGAGTTCCATCATAGCTTCACAAGCAGTGCCTTTGGTTCAGCCTTCTACACGTTAGTTGGTTTCCATGGTGCTCACGTGGCATTCGGTTTACTGTGGATCACTACTTTGATGATCCGCAACAGCAAAAGAGGATTGAGCCTTTACAATGCTCCTAAGTTCTATGTAGCCAGCCTATACTGGCACTTTATCGACGTTGTTTGGGTGTTCATCTTCACAGTAGTATATTTAATGGGAATGGTGGGATAA
- the ctaD gene encoding cytochrome c oxidase subunit I, protein MSTLAQKKGFGAVLWDYLTTVDHKKIAILYLIAGGFFFLLGGLEAMFIRIQLAVPNNDFVSAGLYNEILTMHGTTMIFLAAMPLIFAFMNAVMPLQIGARDVAFPFLNSLGFWLFFFGGVFLNLSWFLGGAPDAGWTSYASLSIASEGHGIDFYALGLQISGAGTLIGGINFLVTIINMRAPGMTYMRMPLFTWTTFVTSALILFAFPALTVGLFLLIFDRMFGSNFFDPAMGGNTIIWEHFFWIFGHPEVYILVLPAFGIFSEIFAIFSRKRLFGYSSMVFATVLIGFLGFMVWAHHMFTTGMGPIANAIFAVATMAIAVPTGIKIFNWLFTMWGGSITFTTPMLWAIAFIPSFVAGGVTGVMLASAAQDYQYHDSYFVVAHFHYVIVGGVVFALFAGAHLYWPKMFGTMLNEFLGKITFVLFFIGFHLTFFIQHFLGLWGMPRRIFTYLPGQGFETSNMVSTVGAFFMAAAVIILLINIVITSVKNEKVGNDPWGDGRTLEWAIPSPPPFYNFKQLPLIRGLDAYWLEKMEGKEGMSPAEPLGDIHMPNNSFIPFVISFGLFVAAFGAMYRAEHSWGIPVLIVGMLITLGSMFVRSVKDDHGYHIHKEDLEDNNDKGVKA, encoded by the coding sequence GTGAGTACCTTAGCACAAAAAAAAGGTTTCGGAGCGGTTTTATGGGATTACTTAACTACAGTTGACCATAAAAAAATCGCAATCCTTTATCTTATAGCTGGCGGATTTTTCTTCTTGCTTGGCGGATTGGAAGCTATGTTCATCCGTATCCAGCTTGCAGTACCAAATAATGACTTTGTAAGTGCCGGATTGTATAATGAAATTTTAACTATGCACGGTACAACGATGATCTTCTTGGCGGCTATGCCACTGATTTTTGCTTTTATGAATGCTGTTATGCCACTTCAGATTGGTGCGCGTGACGTTGCATTCCCATTCTTGAATTCTTTAGGATTTTGGCTGTTTTTCTTTGGTGGAGTTTTCTTGAACCTGTCATGGTTCTTAGGCGGAGCTCCTGATGCCGGATGGACTTCTTATGCATCTCTATCAATTGCTTCTGAAGGGCATGGAATCGACTTCTATGCACTTGGACTGCAGATATCAGGTGCGGGTACGTTAATCGGGGGGATCAACTTCCTTGTTACCATCATTAACATGCGTGCTCCTGGTATGACATACATGCGTATGCCTTTGTTTACTTGGACAACATTTGTTACATCAGCATTAATTTTATTTGCATTCCCTGCTTTAACAGTAGGACTATTCCTGTTAATTTTCGACCGTATGTTTGGATCTAACTTCTTTGATCCTGCTATGGGCGGAAACACAATTATCTGGGAACATTTCTTCTGGATTTTTGGACACCCTGAAGTTTACATCTTGGTTTTGCCGGCTTTCGGTATTTTCTCCGAGATTTTTGCGATATTCTCAAGAAAACGCCTTTTCGGATACTCTTCAATGGTATTCGCAACGGTTCTTATTGGTTTCTTAGGATTCATGGTATGGGCTCACCATATGTTTACAACTGGTATGGGGCCGATTGCAAACGCGATTTTTGCTGTTGCAACAATGGCAATTGCAGTACCGACTGGTATTAAGATCTTTAACTGGTTATTTACAATGTGGGGCGGAAGCATCACTTTCACAACGCCGATGCTTTGGGCTATTGCCTTTATTCCTTCATTCGTAGCCGGAGGTGTTACTGGTGTTATGCTGGCGTCTGCTGCACAGGATTACCAGTACCATGACAGCTACTTTGTAGTTGCCCACTTCCATTATGTTATTGTCGGCGGTGTTGTGTTTGCACTATTTGCGGGTGCTCACCTTTATTGGCCAAAAATGTTCGGTACAATGTTAAACGAATTCCTTGGAAAAATTACGTTCGTATTATTCTTTATTGGATTCCATTTAACATTCTTTATCCAGCATTTCCTTGGACTTTGGGGAATGCCGCGCCGTATCTTCACTTACCTTCCTGGACAGGGATTTGAAACGTCGAACATGGTAAGTACTGTTGGTGCTTTCTTCATGGCAGCTGCAGTAATCATCTTGTTAATAAATATTGTTATTACTAGCGTTAAAAATGAAAAAGTTGGCAATGACCCTTGGGGAGACGGCCGTACACTAGAGTGGGCCATTCCATCACCGCCTCCATTCTATAACTTCAAGCAGCTTCCGCTGATTCGCGGCCTTGATGCATACTGGCTTGAAAAAATGGAAGGCAAAGAAGGCATGTCGCCTGCTGAGCCGCTTGGTGATATCCATATGCCAAACAACTCGTTCATTCCATTTGTCATTTCTTTCGGTTTATTTGTTGCTGCATTTGGTGCAATGTACCGCGCAGAACACAGCTGGGGTATTCCAGTACTAATTGTGGGTATGCTTATTACTCTAGGCTCCATGTTTGTTCGTTCTGTCAAGGATGATCATGGATACCACATTCATAAAGAAGATTTGGAAGACAATAATGATAAGGGGGTTAAGGCATAA
- the cyoE gene encoding heme o synthase translates to MSDSRALSDAAIENRERSLQQDIPETTVWKDFLALIKIGIVNSNLITAFTGLWLALHFSGKGFFNNLDLVLYTVIGSSLIIAGSCSLNNYIDRDIDPLMERTKGRPTVTGKVNPGKVALLSFLLIGLGTAFLMFTTATAVVIGLIGVFSYVVLYTMWTKRRFVSNTIIGSISGAVPPLIGWAAADGNLDPMAWVLFAIVFIWQPPHFYALAMRRVEEYRAAGVPMLPVVKGFKTTKRHIYIWIAALLPLPFLMPSLGRPFIILAAVLNIGWLLTGLYARKFNDDIKWATLMFVYSLQYLTIMFVAMVIITLI, encoded by the coding sequence ATGTCTGACTCACGGGCTTTGAGTGATGCTGCCATTGAAAATAGAGAGCGAAGCCTCCAACAAGATATTCCTGAGACTACAGTCTGGAAGGACTTTCTTGCTCTTATCAAAATTGGCATTGTAAATTCCAATCTGATTACAGCCTTCACCGGCCTTTGGCTTGCACTGCATTTTTCAGGAAAAGGATTTTTCAATAATCTGGATCTGGTTCTTTATACAGTAATTGGCTCCTCTTTGATTATTGCAGGCTCCTGCAGCTTAAATAATTATATTGACCGCGACATTGATCCATTAATGGAAAGGACAAAAGGGAGGCCAACTGTTACTGGGAAAGTGAACCCGGGCAAGGTGGCACTTTTGAGTTTTCTGCTTATTGGCCTTGGTACGGCCTTTTTAATGTTTACAACAGCAACAGCAGTTGTAATTGGATTAATTGGTGTTTTCAGCTACGTTGTCCTATATACAATGTGGACTAAACGCAGGTTTGTTTCCAATACGATTATAGGCAGCATTTCAGGGGCAGTTCCCCCGCTGATTGGGTGGGCAGCTGCGGATGGCAATCTTGACCCTATGGCATGGGTGCTGTTCGCTATCGTGTTTATCTGGCAACCTCCTCATTTTTATGCACTGGCTATGAGAAGGGTAGAGGAATACCGGGCTGCTGGAGTTCCGATGCTCCCAGTAGTAAAAGGGTTTAAGACCACGAAAAGGCATATTTATATCTGGATTGCAGCATTATTGCCGCTGCCATTCCTAATGCCATCACTTGGACGGCCATTCATAATACTTGCTGCAGTTTTAAACATCGGCTGGTTATTGACCGGGTTATATGCAAGAAAGTTTAATGATGATATTAAATGGGCTACATTGATGTTTGTATACTCCCTGCAATATCTGACCATCATGTTTGTAGCCATGGTAATTATCACACTTATTTAA
- a CDS encoding COX15/CtaA family protein, whose translation MQRSLKWLAVLTSIGMLLVLLGGALVTKTESGMGCGKSWPLCNGELVPTDITPELIIELAHRLVSGAIGFMVLILSIWTWRKIGHIRETKFLALTSLFFLILQALIGAAAVVWGQSDFVLALHFGISLISFAAVLLLTLLIFEVDKKFEAEKLIIDKRMRKHIIGVSLYSYAVVYTGALVRHVNASLVCRDWPLCINGSFALPANIYEWVQMGHRAAAGLIFIWIGYITYLAIKHYKDQKVIYWGWIISFVLVSLQVAAGALVVLTRLNLYIALAHAFFISCLFGVLSYFILLSSRSRKNELAVSAVKEKEKSDESAIPTFTSIP comes from the coding sequence TTGCAACGATCTTTAAAATGGCTTGCTGTTCTCACATCTATCGGCATGCTTTTGGTTTTGCTGGGCGGTGCCCTGGTAACGAAAACGGAATCAGGAATGGGGTGCGGGAAATCGTGGCCGCTTTGCAATGGCGAGTTAGTTCCCACCGATATTACTCCTGAACTGATTATCGAACTGGCACACAGACTAGTTTCAGGCGCTATTGGATTTATGGTTCTTATATTATCGATTTGGACATGGAGAAAAATAGGACATATTAGAGAGACAAAGTTTTTAGCGCTGACTTCGCTTTTTTTCCTTATCCTGCAGGCTTTAATTGGCGCTGCCGCAGTAGTCTGGGGGCAATCTGATTTTGTGCTCGCCCTTCATTTCGGGATATCATTAATTTCTTTTGCTGCTGTACTGCTCCTGACTTTGCTTATTTTTGAAGTTGATAAAAAATTCGAGGCAGAAAAGCTTATTATCGATAAAAGAATGAGGAAACATATTATTGGAGTTTCTTTATACAGCTATGCTGTTGTTTACACCGGCGCACTTGTGCGTCATGTAAATGCCAGCCTTGTATGCCGTGACTGGCCGCTTTGTATAAATGGATCTTTCGCACTTCCGGCTAATATATACGAATGGGTGCAAATGGGGCACCGGGCTGCCGCTGGATTAATTTTCATATGGATTGGTTACATTACCTATCTGGCCATTAAACATTACAAGGACCAGAAGGTAATTTACTGGGGCTGGATTATTTCATTTGTCTTAGTATCACTCCAGGTTGCCGCTGGAGCATTAGTTGTTTTAACCAGACTTAACTTGTATATAGCTCTTGCACACGCCTTCTTTATTTCCTGCTTATTTGGAGTACTAAGCTATTTTATCCTCCTGTCTTCACGAAGCAGAAAAAATGAGCTTGCTGTTTCAGCAGTTAAGGAAAAAGAGAAAAGTGATGAATCGGCTATCCCTACTTTCACTTCCATTCCATAA